In Chelonia mydas isolate rCheMyd1 chromosome 10, rCheMyd1.pri.v2, whole genome shotgun sequence, a single window of DNA contains:
- the LOC122461923 gene encoding LOW QUALITY PROTEIN: SCAN domain-containing protein 3-like (The sequence of the model RefSeq protein was modified relative to this genomic sequence to represent the inferred CDS: inserted 1 base in 1 codon; substituted 1 base at 1 genomic stop codon), whose protein sequence is MAKRDPIDIFIKQRYPVAEHASNSESDNGNVNETEVLSTKRIRTSFTRKYDSSYIQFGFVAMNDGGVPKVXCVICGNVLANDAMKPSKLKRHLNTKHNEISSKPKEFFERKHDDLKGHQKQIFEASHINTCALRPSYKVALCVAKAKKPYTIGETXVIGCIKDVCMEMLEEPATKNVAQVPLSNDTIARQIHNRAHDMEDQLIGQIKLAKYFSLQLDESTDVANMAILMVYVRFEHEGDLKEEFLFSASLPTKTTSSEMFKTVSDYVNKCGLDFKFCVGVCSDGTATMTGQYSGVVTQIKALARECKSTHCFLHRESLATKKMSTELNSVLSEVIKIVNHVKANALNSRLFTALCDDMGADHKQLLLHADVCWLSRGKVLSRVFELRNELAEFLQDKKPNWSQLFRDVDWIAKLAYLADIFAIFNNLNTSMQGRMASCLTMADKINGQKRKLKAWKSRVLRDRYNMFHNLVTIIADAGEDLDVTSLRNVISEQLTNLAEHFEFYFPAEEEPRKGTGWIRNPFIPLKDDLTVTMEDKLLKLAADERLKMSFKTTTSLASFWIKVKAEYPELTEIALKTLLRFPSTYLCETGFSTMSVIKTKYRNSMDSHSPLHVALCQFIQSWFT, encoded by the exons ATGGCGAAGCGAGACCCAATCGACATATTTATCAAGCAGAGATATCCGGTTGCTGAACACGCAAGTAATTCTGAATCAGATAACGGCAATGTAAATGAAACCGAAGTATTGTCAACAAAAAGAATTCGTACTAGCTTTACTCGGAAATATGACTCCTCATACATTCAGTTCGGTTTTGTAGCCATGAATGATGGTGGAGTGCCAAAAGTGTAGTGCGTTATTTGTGGCAATGTGTTGGCTAACGACGCAATGAAGCCGTCAAAGCTCAAGAggcatttaaatacaaaacataatgAAATTAGTTCAAAGCCGAAAGAGTTCTTCGAAAGAAAGCATGATGATTTAAAAGGCCATCAGAAACAGATCTTTGAAGCGTCACACATAAATACTTGTGCTTTGCGACCTTCTTATAAAGTAGCGCTTTGTGTTGCTAAGGCTAAAAAGCCATACACAATTGGTGAGA TAGTGATAGGCTGTATTAAAGATGTCTGCATGGAAATGCTGGAGGAGCCGGCGACAAAGAATGTGGCTCAGGTGCCACTTTCAAATGACACTATAGCTCGACAAATTCACAATCGGGCTCATGATATGGAAGATCAGCTCATAGGACAGATTAAATTAGCAAAGTACTTTTCTTTGCAGCTTGATGAATCTACAGACGTTGCTAATATGGCAATTTTGATGGTGTATGTGCGCTTTGAACATGAGGGTGATTTGAAGGAAgagtttttgttttctgcttcatTACCAACAAAAACAACCAGTTCTGAAATGTTCAAGACTGTGAGCGACTATGTTAACAAATGTGGGTTGGATTTCAAGTTTTGTGTAGGCGTATGTTCTGACGGCACTGCCACAATGACAGGACAGTATTCTGGAGTGGTTACCCAGATTAAGGCGCTTGCACGCGAATGCAAGTCGACGCACTGCTTCCTTCACCGAGAAAGTCTTGCAACAAAAAAAATGTCAACAGAACTAAACAGTGTGCTCAGCGAGGTCATAAAAATTGTGAACCATGTAAAGGCGAATGCTTTAAATTCAAGACTGTTCACTGCATTATGTGATGATATGGGAGCTGATCATAAACAGCTCCTATTGCATGCTGATGTATGTTGGTTATCGAGGGGAAAAGTCCTGTCAAGAGTATTTGAGCTTCGAAATGAGCTTGCCGAGTTTCTTCAGGACAAAAAACCAAATTGGTCACAATTGTTCCGAGATGTGGATTGGATAGCCAAGCTGGCTTATTTGGCTGATATCTTTGCCATCTTTAATAATCTCAACACTTCCATGCAGGGAAGGATGGCTTCGTGTCTTACAATGGCAGACAAGATCAATGGACAGAAACGAAAGCTAAAAGCTTGGAAGAGTCGAGTGTTAAGAGATCGTTATAACATGTTTCACAACTTAGTGACAATCATCGCCGATGCAGGTGAAGACCTTGATGTTACATCTCTACGAAATGTCATCAGTGAACAGTTGACGAATTTGGCAGAACATTTTGAGTTTTACTTTCCAGCAGAAGAAGAACCACGGAAAGGGACTGGATGGATCCGAAATCCGTTTATTCCATTGAAAGATGACTTAACTGTCACTATGGAGGATAAATTGTTGAAGCTGGCTGCTGACGAAAGACTGAAGATGAGTTTCAAAACTACAACATCACTTGCTTCCTTTTGGataaaagtgaaagcagaataTCCTGAGCTTACTGAAATTGCTCTGAAAACTCTTCTCCGATTTCCTTCAACATACCTCTGCGAGACTGGCTTCTCAACCATGAGTGTCATTAAGACAAAGTACAGGAATAGTATGGATAGTCATTCTCCATTGCATGTGGCACTTTGTCAGTTTATCCAGTCGTGGTTCACTTGA